A stretch of Longibacter salinarum DNA encodes these proteins:
- a CDS encoding ABC transporter permease — translation MLRNYFKIALRTLCRRKSYAAINVGGFAVGLASVILIGLWIQDELSYDSFHESSDRTYRVLRQFDLPEIEATIPATPSALAPAIEGSVRGIEQVVSTVGAADAQAVVYHESAKFIEKGVFYAGEGFLDVFTFPLKRGESMLERPGTVLLTESMAEKYFPNQTAIGEMLMIDERSLEVTGVLSDVPSNSSLSFDFLVSLKTINNDATWFANDYITYVQLQDGVSKQEVEQRVIDVVSNAFPRPEEAKGSAFIPHLQPLTGIHLGQGVPVTVMSMPGGSQSDILYVWLFGGLAVFVLILACINFTNLATARSSERANEVGVRKALGARREQLAGQFLGEAFVMSGAATILAVLIAWAGMPFLNAISGKDVSLWSVLGAGWVFALPVLAVIVGFAAGVLPACVLSRFETTDVLQGTYTKGQSGRRFRQGLVIFQFAVTIAVLAGAAVIHQQLDFMRGAGLGFEEENVLVVENTDMLGDQISAFMQELERLPGVTGEAASSYAMPGDFFWNGIVEASDPDMDSQNVNYTSVGWNYTDALGISMVEGRSFSPERTDSSAILINRAAAHSFGWTPEQAVGKSLAISGGATIIGVTENYHYESLHEKIYPLVLRPPTRAQKRVAVRLSGTEVPSTIASVRDLWEEFSGLSFEYDFLASSLAAQYHAEARVAKIFAAAAFLAIVVACLGLLGLAAFTAERRKKEIGIRKALGASVQSIVALLSKDFIALVILGFAIAVPVAWYGMDRWLDSFAYRTEPGPLVFIAVGILALLVALTTVSWQAFDAARSSPRDALQDK, via the coding sequence ATGCTCCGTAACTATTTCAAGATTGCACTGCGTACTCTTTGTCGTCGGAAAAGCTATGCCGCGATAAACGTCGGAGGATTTGCCGTAGGCCTTGCGTCCGTTATTCTTATCGGGCTGTGGATACAAGATGAGCTCTCGTATGACTCGTTTCACGAGAGCAGCGACCGGACATATCGCGTATTGCGCCAGTTTGACCTTCCAGAGATTGAGGCTACAATACCAGCCACCCCGTCGGCGCTTGCGCCGGCTATTGAAGGAAGTGTGCGAGGAATCGAGCAGGTCGTTTCGACTGTTGGCGCTGCGGACGCGCAAGCGGTGGTTTATCATGAAAGCGCCAAGTTTATAGAAAAGGGTGTGTTTTACGCCGGCGAGGGGTTCTTGGATGTGTTTACTTTTCCACTGAAGAGGGGCGAGAGTATGCTCGAACGACCTGGAACGGTTTTGCTGACAGAGTCGATGGCGGAAAAGTACTTTCCAAATCAGACAGCTATCGGGGAAATGTTGATGATTGACGAACGGTCGCTAGAAGTGACTGGTGTTCTTAGCGATGTCCCCTCAAATTCGAGCTTGTCATTCGACTTCCTCGTATCTCTGAAAACCATCAATAACGACGCAACCTGGTTTGCCAATGATTACATCACATACGTCCAACTGCAAGACGGTGTGTCCAAGCAAGAGGTAGAACAGCGAGTAATTGATGTGGTGTCGAACGCTTTTCCTCGTCCGGAAGAGGCGAAAGGGAGCGCGTTCATCCCGCACCTACAGCCGCTTACCGGGATCCATCTTGGTCAGGGAGTTCCGGTAACGGTCATGTCAATGCCCGGGGGATCTCAAAGCGACATTCTGTATGTCTGGCTATTTGGAGGCCTTGCTGTATTTGTTCTTATTCTCGCCTGCATCAACTTTACAAATCTTGCCACGGCTAGGTCGAGCGAGCGAGCTAATGAGGTCGGAGTCAGAAAGGCCCTGGGTGCACGTCGCGAACAGCTCGCGGGGCAGTTTCTTGGTGAGGCGTTTGTGATGAGTGGAGCCGCTACGATACTAGCGGTGCTTATAGCATGGGCCGGAATGCCATTCTTAAATGCTATCAGCGGAAAAGACGTGTCGCTGTGGTCGGTCCTCGGAGCCGGATGGGTCTTTGCCCTGCCGGTCCTTGCAGTGATCGTCGGATTTGCTGCGGGCGTCCTACCAGCCTGTGTGTTGAGCCGGTTCGAAACCACAGATGTGCTACAGGGGACTTATACCAAGGGCCAGAGCGGCCGTCGATTTCGGCAAGGACTGGTAATATTTCAATTTGCGGTAACGATCGCGGTTCTTGCGGGCGCCGCGGTTATCCATCAGCAATTAGACTTCATGCGAGGTGCAGGGCTTGGGTTTGAGGAAGAGAACGTTCTGGTTGTTGAGAATACCGATATGCTGGGTGATCAGATCAGCGCCTTTATGCAGGAATTAGAGCGGCTTCCCGGGGTGACAGGAGAGGCTGCGTCGAGTTACGCGATGCCCGGTGATTTCTTTTGGAATGGCATCGTGGAGGCATCTGACCCTGACATGGACAGCCAGAATGTAAACTATACATCAGTGGGCTGGAATTATACCGATGCTCTCGGTATCTCGATGGTAGAGGGTCGCTCGTTCTCGCCGGAGCGAACGGATTCCTCAGCGATACTCATTAACCGCGCCGCGGCCCACAGTTTTGGCTGGACACCCGAACAGGCGGTTGGGAAAAGTCTCGCCATATCGGGGGGAGCCACAATCATTGGCGTAACGGAAAATTACCACTACGAGTCGCTTCATGAAAAAATATATCCGCTCGTCTTAAGGCCGCCAACCCGTGCGCAGAAACGTGTTGCAGTTCGCCTGTCCGGGACCGAAGTGCCGTCGACAATCGCGTCCGTGCGCGATTTGTGGGAAGAGTTCTCCGGGCTTTCTTTTGAGTACGACTTCCTCGCGAGTAGTCTAGCTGCACAGTACCATGCGGAGGCGCGCGTAGCCAAGATCTTCGCTGCGGCAGCTTTTCTCGCTATAGTCGTTGCGTGCCTCGGGCTGCTGGGGCTGGCGGCGTTCACGGCCGAACGCCGGAAGAAGGAAATCGGAATACGAAAGGCGCTAGGTGCGTCGGTACAGTCGATTGTTGCATTGCTATCGAAAGATTTCATTGCACTGGTTATTCTAGGCTTCGCTATTGCCGTCCCGGTGGCTTGGTACGGGATGGACCGATGGCTCGACAGTTTTGCATACCGGACGGAGCCGGGCCCGCTCGTTTTCATCGCTGTGGGTATCCTCGCCCTTCTCGTGGCACTGACAACAGTGAGTTGGCAGGCATTCGATGCTGCTCGGTCGTCTCCTAGGGACGCGCTTCAGGATAAATAG
- the guaB gene encoding IMP dehydrogenase: MEINHTSPPETSSDADALSAAFDRKIKGEGLTYDDVLLVPRRSSVMPREVSTSSQLTKNIELNVPILSAAMDTVTEADLAIAMAREGGCGVLHKNMSIEHQAAEVRRVKRSESGMILDPITISPHDTVGDARRMMSHYSIGGIPVVDEQKKLVGIVTNRDVRFELQNETPIHRMMTSDDLITAPVGTTLDEAVQILQRHKIEKLPVVDEEGYLKGLITFKDIRKRRKHPNACKDEHGRLRVGAAVGVTEDVIERVAALVEVGVDFITIDTAHGHSEGVLETVAKIADRFEEEVGIVAGNVATASGTLDLIEAGVDAVKVGIGPGSICTTRVVAGVGVPQLSAIMECASAAREHNVPIIADGGIKQTGDIPKALAAGANCVMIGGLFASVEESPGETIIYEGRKYKSYRGMGSVSAMEAGSKDRYFQDVEDDLKKLVPEGIEGRVPYSGTLSEVIHQMSGGLRAAMGYCGCETVDDLYDHASFVRTTAAGVRESHPHDIQITKESPNYYSGRSSKSS, from the coding sequence ATGGAGATCAATCATACTTCGCCCCCGGAGACCTCGTCTGATGCCGATGCCCTCAGCGCGGCGTTCGATCGTAAGATCAAGGGGGAAGGGCTGACGTACGACGACGTCCTGCTCGTCCCGCGCCGCTCGTCCGTGATGCCGCGCGAGGTATCTACGTCCAGCCAACTGACGAAGAACATCGAGCTGAACGTGCCGATTCTGTCGGCCGCAATGGATACAGTGACGGAGGCGGACCTGGCGATCGCCATGGCACGCGAGGGCGGCTGCGGCGTTCTGCACAAAAACATGTCGATCGAGCACCAGGCCGCCGAGGTGCGGCGCGTGAAGCGGTCGGAGAGCGGGATGATCCTCGACCCGATTACGATTTCGCCGCATGATACGGTCGGCGACGCGCGTCGGATGATGTCGCACTATTCCATTGGCGGCATTCCGGTCGTGGACGAGCAGAAGAAACTCGTCGGCATCGTGACGAACCGGGACGTCCGGTTCGAGCTGCAGAATGAGACGCCAATCCATCGGATGATGACGTCGGACGATCTTATCACCGCGCCGGTCGGCACCACGCTCGACGAAGCCGTGCAGATCCTTCAGCGGCATAAGATTGAGAAGCTGCCAGTCGTCGATGAGGAAGGATATCTGAAAGGCCTGATTACGTTCAAAGACATTCGGAAGCGCCGCAAGCATCCGAATGCCTGCAAAGACGAACATGGCCGCCTCCGGGTTGGTGCTGCCGTCGGCGTTACGGAAGACGTCATCGAGCGCGTCGCGGCTCTCGTCGAGGTCGGGGTCGACTTCATCACGATCGACACCGCTCACGGCCACTCGGAGGGCGTCCTGGAAACGGTTGCCAAGATTGCCGATCGATTCGAGGAAGAAGTCGGAATTGTCGCCGGCAATGTCGCGACGGCATCTGGAACGCTCGACCTCATCGAAGCGGGTGTTGACGCCGTGAAGGTCGGCATTGGCCCCGGCTCGATCTGCACGACACGAGTCGTTGCGGGCGTTGGCGTGCCGCAGTTATCGGCCATCATGGAGTGCGCCTCCGCAGCGCGTGAACACAACGTACCGATTATTGCGGACGGTGGCATCAAGCAGACTGGCGATATTCCAAAGGCGCTCGCCGCAGGTGCCAATTGCGTTATGATCGGTGGCCTGTTCGCCAGCGTGGAAGAGAGCCCCGGGGAGACGATCATTTACGAGGGGCGGAAATACAAGAGCTATCGCGGCATGGGCTCCGTGAGCGCGATGGAAGCCGGAAGCAAGGATCGCTACTTCCAGGACGTTGAGGACGACCTGAAGAAACTCGTTCCGGAAGGTATCGAGGGGCGTGTACCGTACAGCGGAACGCTCAGTGAAGTGATTCACCAGATGTCGGGTGGTCTCCGCGCAGCGATGGGCTACTGTGGTTGCGAAACGGTAGACGATCTATACGATCACGCTTCGTTCGTCCGGACGACAGCCGCGGGCGTCCGCGAAAGCCATCCCCACGACATTCAGATCACGAAGGAGTCGCCGAATTACTACTCAGGCCGCTCCTCGAAGTCTAGCTAA
- a CDS encoding pseudouridine synthase — protein MGNPHTSSEKDGMRINKYISHAGVCSRRDADKLVEQGRVRLNGEVVTEHGTRVYPGQTVEVDGDRISLKDFDYILLNKPKDTISTTDDPKGRKTVLEAAGISSDNPKGMFPVGRLDRNTTGVLLLTNDGDLAHRLMHPSYEIAKIYFVRTREPVKPHELDELQSGVELEDGLAAADRVTYIDQRLNKTDVALEIHEGRNRQVRRMFEKLGHDIVQLDRPKYAGLTAGKLDRGRWRRLRPHEVRSLRKRVNLK, from the coding sequence ATGGGAAACCCGCACACATCGTCCGAAAAGGACGGCATGCGCATCAATAAGTACATCTCGCATGCGGGCGTCTGCTCACGCCGAGATGCGGACAAGCTGGTCGAACAGGGTCGGGTTCGGTTGAACGGGGAGGTCGTAACCGAGCACGGGACCCGCGTCTACCCGGGCCAGACCGTCGAGGTGGATGGCGACCGGATTTCACTCAAGGACTTCGACTACATCCTTCTGAACAAGCCGAAGGATACGATCAGCACGACGGACGACCCGAAGGGGCGGAAGACCGTGCTCGAAGCCGCCGGCATTTCGTCGGACAACCCGAAGGGCATGTTTCCCGTCGGTCGGCTTGACCGCAACACGACCGGTGTGTTGCTGCTGACGAATGATGGCGACCTGGCGCATCGTTTGATGCATCCCAGCTACGAGATCGCGAAGATCTATTTCGTTCGCACCCGCGAGCCGGTTAAACCCCACGAACTCGACGAGCTTCAGTCGGGTGTTGAGCTCGAGGATGGACTGGCCGCTGCCGATCGGGTCACCTACATCGATCAGCGGTTGAACAAAACCGACGTGGCCCTGGAGATCCACGAAGGTCGAAATCGGCAGGTGCGGCGCATGTTCGAGAAACTCGGTCATGACATCGTACAGCTCGATCGCCCGAAGTACGCGGGTCTCACCGCTGGCAAACTGGATCGGGGGCGGTGGCGTCGGTTGCGTCCCCACGAAGTACGCTCGCTCCGCAAACGCGTTAACCTCAAGTAA
- a CDS encoding ABC transporter ATP-binding protein: MDSSLTIRFERVNFEYEQGQLVLKEIDFEVRPGETVALVGPSGSGKTTLMNLIPRFFDPTSGRVLVGGYDIRDVRKNSLRKQISVVSQEARLHATSIGENIRYGRLNASDEEVRNAARAANAHGFISEFEEGYDTPAGEAGVRLSGGQRQRIAVARALLKNAHILLLDEATASLDSQSEAWIQDSFDQLSNSCTTFIISHRLATIRDVDRILVIQAGRLVQEGTHAELVVKDGLYRTMASHQFREVKVTG; encoded by the coding sequence CTGGACTCCAGTCTGACTATTCGATTCGAGCGGGTTAACTTCGAGTACGAGCAGGGGCAGCTGGTTCTCAAAGAGATTGATTTTGAGGTCCGTCCGGGGGAGACAGTCGCTCTTGTGGGGCCGAGCGGCTCCGGAAAGACAACGTTGATGAATCTCATTCCACGGTTCTTCGACCCTACGTCGGGGCGGGTTCTGGTCGGGGGATATGATATACGAGACGTGCGGAAGAACTCCCTTCGTAAGCAGATCAGTGTCGTGTCACAGGAAGCGCGTCTCCATGCCACGTCGATCGGAGAGAACATTCGATATGGTCGCCTCAACGCGTCCGACGAAGAAGTTCGAAATGCCGCTCGTGCTGCAAACGCTCATGGATTCATTTCTGAATTCGAAGAGGGGTACGACACTCCTGCGGGTGAAGCGGGTGTGCGGCTTAGTGGAGGACAGCGACAGCGCATTGCGGTCGCCCGCGCATTACTCAAAAATGCGCACATCCTTTTGCTAGACGAGGCTACGGCGTCTCTCGACTCACAGTCCGAGGCGTGGATTCAAGATTCGTTCGACCAGCTATCGAACAGTTGTACTACCTTCATCATCAGTCATCGCCTGGCAACGATTCGAGATGTCGACCGCATCCTCGTGATTCAGGCTGGACGTCTGGTTCAGGAGGGCACCCATGCAGAATTAGTCGTTAAAGATGGATTATATCGAACGATGGCCTCACATCAGTTCCGAGAAGTGAAGGTCACCGGATGA